A stretch of DNA from Rhipicephalus microplus isolate Deutch F79 unplaced genomic scaffold, USDA_Rmic scaffold_90, whole genome shotgun sequence:
agaatggaggttgaggcagctatcatcctcttttcacgctcactgtcgaagcacaacctgcgttacacaacgctcgtgtctgatggagatagtgccaccttctctgcccttgtacaagaaaatgtttatggactggtccccatttcaaaagcggaatgcctgaaccacgttcagaaaaggatggggactgcacttcgcaaccttgtgcaaaaaagtgacaaggctttgggagggaagggcaggctgacaaaggccctcatcgacaagttgacagattattatggctgggccctacggaacaattccgatgatgtggctgcaatgcggcgggcagtgatggcatcgtaccaccatgtgacgtcgacagatgaggagccgcaccacgacttgtgcccagagggtgcagactcctggtgtcgtcacaatgccagcaagattaccggtgttccatctccgaagcattcgtacaagctgccacgctatgttgcagatgcacttctacccatttatgagaggctctcacaggcttctcttctgcaacgctgcctgggagcaaagacgcagaatgcatcagagtcctttcactctgtgctgtggtccctcatgcccaaagagcagcatgcgtcactgattgctgtggagacagcactgcatgatgcagtgctaagatacaatgcttgctgctacagggccacccaagagctagcttcatcagtggggctaacacctggccacctggccattcaacgggcagccgagaaagattctctgcgctttaaaaaggctaagaagcgatccctagagaagatggaaaggcggcaaagaaagagagtgccaaaggacacctcca
This window harbors:
- the LOC142790263 gene encoding uncharacterized protein LOC142790263; translation: MEVEAAIILFSRSLSKHNLRYTTLVSDGDSATFSALVQENVYGLVPISKAECLNHVQKRMGTALRNLVQKSDKALGGKGRLTKALIDKLTDYYGWALRNNSDDVAAMRRAVMASYHHVTSTDEEPHHDLCPEGADSWCRHNASKITGVPSPKHSYKLPRYVADALLPIYERLSQASLLQRCLGAKTQNASESFHSVLWSLMPKEQHASLIAVETALHDAVLRYNACCYRATQELASSVGLTPGHLAIQRAAEKDSLRFKKAKKRSLEKMERRQRKRVPKDTSSYAAGSF